In Fibrobacter sp. UBA4297, a genomic segment contains:
- a CDS encoding sensor histidine kinase yields the protein MKNSIRFSLIYVGVLAALFAVYFTAQVFENEMSEQLKRDLRETAHLIEVSYGKMDSADGGPIANLSAFSSKNLRITLVGSDGKVIYESDAEAGKMENHRNRPEIMDAYAKGFGENLRYSVTLNAKVFYFAERLADGNILRLSRRQASLHESVSKTMPYLIALLAAVVVVSILIAIGLSRAFVRPVQRLADNLGQPELMDDEGIYKEIAPLVKTIRKQNRELQLTVEQLSMEKQKTAQMRDEFTANASHELKTPLTSISGYAELIENGMAKPEDVKLFAGKIHKEANRLLSIANDIMTLSKLDVPGESTLDLGETVKLWPLACSCVDELTFNADKKGVQVSLKGEESSQVQGNRRLLFEMLYNLVDNAIRYTEQGGSVQVLVKEKALVVRDTGIGIPEENQPRIFERFYRVDKSRSKATGGTGLGLAIVKHIAEVHHAHISLKSVVGEGTEISVEFG from the coding sequence ATGAAAAACAGTATCCGGTTCAGCTTGATTTACGTGGGGGTGCTCGCGGCACTCTTTGCTGTGTATTTTACTGCACAGGTTTTTGAAAATGAAATGTCAGAACAGCTGAAACGGGACCTGCGTGAAACGGCGCACCTTATCGAAGTCTCTTACGGCAAGATGGATTCGGCCGATGGTGGACCCATTGCGAACTTGTCCGCCTTTTCCAGTAAAAATTTGCGTATTACCTTGGTGGGCAGTGACGGTAAGGTCATCTACGAAAGTGATGCCGAGGCCGGCAAGATGGAAAATCACCGGAACCGCCCCGAAATCATGGATGCCTATGCTAAGGGCTTCGGTGAAAATCTCCGCTATTCCGTGACCCTGAACGCCAAGGTGTTTTACTTTGCGGAACGCCTTGCAGACGGGAATATCTTGCGTCTGAGCCGCCGCCAGGCGAGCCTCCACGAGTCGGTGTCTAAGACCATGCCTTACCTTATCGCGCTGTTGGCAGCCGTGGTCGTTGTGTCGATACTGATTGCGATCGGCTTGAGCCGCGCCTTTGTGCGGCCAGTGCAGAGGCTTGCCGACAACTTGGGACAGCCGGAATTGATGGACGACGAGGGAATCTACAAGGAAATCGCTCCTCTCGTGAAGACAATCCGTAAACAGAACCGGGAATTGCAGCTGACCGTGGAACAGCTTTCGATGGAAAAACAGAAAACCGCCCAGATGCGTGACGAGTTTACCGCTAACGCCTCCCATGAACTTAAAACGCCCCTCACTTCGATTTCGGGTTACGCGGAACTCATCGAAAACGGGATGGCCAAGCCTGAAGATGTAAAACTCTTTGCGGGCAAGATTCACAAGGAAGCGAACCGCTTGCTGTCTATCGCCAATGACATCATGACTCTTTCGAAACTGGATGTGCCGGGCGAATCAACGCTGGATTTAGGTGAAACCGTGAAACTGTGGCCCCTTGCCTGCAGCTGTGTAGATGAACTAACCTTCAATGCCGATAAGAAGGGGGTCCAGGTCTCGCTAAAAGGCGAAGAATCCTCCCAGGTGCAAGGAAACCGCCGACTCCTTTTTGAAATGCTGTACAACCTAGTCGACAATGCCATCCGCTATACGGAACAGGGCGGCAGCGTCCAGGTCCTTGTCAAGGAAAAAGCTCTAGTCGTAAGGGATACGGGCATCGGTATTCCCGAAGAAAATCAGCCACGCATCTTTGAACGCTTCTACCGCGTCGACAAGAGCCGCTCCAAGGCTACCGGCGGCACCGGCCTCGGCCTCGCCATCGTAAAGCATATTGCCGAAGTGCACCACGCACATATTTCCCTGAAGTCCGTTGTGGGCGAAGGTACCGAAATCAGCGTGGAATTTGGATAA
- the argF gene encoding ornithine carbamoyltransferase, with amino-acid sequence MIDRNKHFLRLMDWSEEKVLETIEIASRLKAEVHAGKVSDRLHGQNIAMFFEKPSLRTITTFQVGMNQLGGHAVLLSPDSIGLGKRESVKDVARCLSRWVNAIVVRCFKQQLVEELAEYGSIPVVNALTDDYHPCQAIAFAQMIKENLGGFTNGNKPKTVAFIGDGNNVANSFLALCSKVGMNFTLACPKGFEQPAKVVEEAEAGLKKHGCQYRVFHDPKEAVKDADILYSDVWVSMGQEGEKATKQSHFLPFQINDELLKLAPSHCKVSHCLPAHRGEEITDSVMDNLDVNMSFEEAENRLHAHKAVLWQVMEPFSR; translated from the coding sequence ATGATAGATCGCAACAAACACTTCCTCCGCCTCATGGACTGGAGTGAAGAAAAAGTTCTCGAAACCATCGAGATTGCCTCGCGTCTCAAGGCTGAAGTTCACGCTGGTAAGGTCTCTGACCGACTCCACGGCCAGAACATCGCCATGTTCTTCGAAAAACCGTCGCTGCGAACTATTACGACTTTCCAGGTGGGCATGAACCAGCTCGGCGGCCACGCCGTGCTCCTCTCCCCGGATTCTATCGGTCTTGGCAAGCGCGAAAGCGTCAAGGATGTCGCCCGCTGCCTCAGCCGCTGGGTCAACGCCATTGTGGTCCGTTGCTTCAAGCAGCAGCTCGTCGAAGAACTCGCTGAATACGGTTCCATCCCGGTTGTGAACGCATTGACTGACGATTACCATCCGTGCCAGGCTATCGCATTTGCGCAGATGATCAAGGAAAATCTCGGCGGATTCACTAACGGCAACAAGCCGAAGACGGTCGCCTTCATCGGTGATGGCAACAACGTCGCGAACTCCTTCCTTGCCCTTTGCTCTAAAGTCGGTATGAACTTCACGCTCGCTTGCCCGAAGGGTTTTGAACAGCCCGCCAAGGTTGTCGAAGAAGCGGAGGCCGGCTTGAAGAAGCACGGCTGTCAGTACCGCGTTTTCCACGATCCGAAGGAAGCTGTCAAGGACGCCGACATTCTCTATAGCGACGTTTGGGTTTCTATGGGTCAGGAAGGCGAAAAGGCAACAAAGCAGAGCCACTTCTTGCCGTTCCAGATCAACGACGAACTCTTGAAGCTCGCTCCGTCTCACTGCAAGGTCAGCCACTGCTTGCCGGCTCACCGCGGCGAAGAAATCACAGACTCTGTGATGGACAATCTCGACGTGAACATGAGCTTCGAAGAAGCTGAAAACCGCCTGCACGCTCACAAGGCTGTTTTGTGGCAGGTCATGGAGCCTTTTTCCCGATAA
- the dusA gene encoding tRNA dihydrouridine(20/20a) synthase DusA codes for MNIDFNRRLSIAPMLDCTDRHERYFLRLLSKHILLYSEMVVSTGLLHCENKDLFLGHEPFEHPAVLQLGGSNPADLAAASKLVEAAGFSEVNLNCGCPSDRVQNGNFGACLMKEKNVVADCFKAMQDAVSIPVSIKCRIGVDDLDSWEFFTDFIQTVRDAGCKIFIVHARKAWLKGLSPKENREVPPLHYEFVHRLKAEMPELNLSINGGIKTLDQVKEQLKDLDGVMVGREAYENPWFLHDADARIFGDVRPESNDPAEIIAGNARPATRKALLEAYLPYVEKQTAEGCPATILVKHLYGLFAGLPGARKFRATLSNESPRAHLYGGAAALIRKAMELVGE; via the coding sequence ATGAACATCGACTTCAACCGTAGACTATCCATCGCTCCGATGCTTGACTGCACGGACCGCCACGAACGCTATTTTTTGCGATTGCTATCCAAGCACATTTTGCTTTACAGCGAGATGGTTGTCTCTACGGGGCTTCTCCATTGCGAGAACAAGGACTTGTTCCTCGGGCACGAGCCGTTTGAACACCCGGCTGTGTTACAACTCGGCGGTAGCAATCCGGCGGATCTTGCCGCAGCTTCAAAGCTTGTGGAAGCGGCTGGCTTTAGCGAAGTCAACTTGAATTGCGGTTGCCCATCGGACCGTGTGCAGAACGGAAATTTTGGCGCTTGCCTCATGAAAGAAAAGAACGTCGTTGCCGATTGCTTCAAGGCGATGCAGGATGCCGTTTCGATTCCGGTTTCTATCAAATGTCGCATTGGTGTCGATGACCTGGACAGCTGGGAATTTTTCACAGATTTTATCCAGACCGTGCGAGATGCAGGCTGCAAAATTTTCATCGTGCATGCGCGCAAGGCTTGGCTCAAGGGACTCTCGCCTAAAGAAAACCGCGAAGTGCCGCCCCTCCATTACGAGTTCGTTCACCGTCTGAAGGCCGAGATGCCTGAGCTCAACTTGAGCATCAACGGCGGCATCAAGACGCTCGACCAAGTCAAAGAGCAGCTCAAGGATTTGGACGGCGTGATGGTCGGTCGCGAAGCGTACGAGAATCCGTGGTTTCTGCACGATGCCGACGCAAGAATTTTCGGTGATGTCCGCCCTGAAAGCAACGATCCGGCTGAGATTATTGCCGGAAACGCTCGCCCCGCCACAAGAAAGGCGCTCCTCGAAGCCTACCTCCCCTACGTCGAGAAGCAAACTGCCGAAGGCTGCCCTGCGACAATTCTCGTGAAGCACCTCTACGGACTTTTTGCAGGACTCCCGGGCGCACGCAAATTCCGCGCCACGCTCAGCAACGAGAGCCCCCGTGCCCACCTTTACGGAGGCGCCGCCGCCCTCATCCGAAAAGCAATGGAACTCGTCGGAGAATAG
- a CDS encoding sensor domain-containing diguanylate cyclase, protein MSLKFSNLTNSIIIKSLLLLIVSMLVIVMIGTYVFTQRQMKTTLKLSYDTNETQLQQLANTVNNEMEQFASRLTLLAKTSEIQSMDKLIAAGYLKSFNISSLFISGESISLFDRSYNLVCNNSMLGTTKITYPIEFNRISPHRPTISPWFRDTDGTPKRAFGVVVSDRAMGDGRLVSNFSIRRLWKYFSEYKVGQNGILIACNGQGEILYHPDMRTWLDGVHKITELGLGDMNIKQDSDNSIRFVKLDNGKSYLINRTFNPTYDLGLIALQPKTEIDAMVSSVQHVSRIILYSSIIAILLVSLWQILIVCKPLNNLIDHITQITEGNLNIGEFKAKSSQDEIGRLAKVFNQMHATIKRQIEELNAHRELLEKEVKERTYELEQANKKLDVISRTDELTQLPNRRDMHKTIEKEVERANRFRKAFSIIFIDIDHFKDVNDTYGHATGDAVLKSVASTLRSLLRKYDVLARYGGEEFLTLLPETELKDAAHVAERFRKQIENQTIFFGGQEIKVTITLGVAQFDSSQGAERCIQLADKALYEGKEHGRNKVILWEDDKAVESTDKPIA, encoded by the coding sequence ATGAGTTTAAAATTTTCCAATCTCACAAACAGCATCATCATCAAGAGTTTACTGCTCTTGATCGTCTCAATGCTTGTCATCGTGATGATTGGAACTTACGTTTTCACCCAGAGGCAAATGAAGACCACGCTTAAACTGAGTTACGATACCAACGAAACCCAGTTACAGCAACTCGCAAACACGGTCAACAACGAAATGGAGCAGTTTGCAAGTCGTCTGACTTTGTTGGCAAAGACTTCCGAAATTCAAAGCATGGACAAGCTCATAGCGGCCGGTTACCTCAAAAGCTTCAACATATCGTCGCTATTCATTTCGGGCGAATCCATATCGCTCTTTGACCGTAGCTACAATCTTGTCTGCAACAACTCCATGCTAGGCACAACCAAGATAACCTACCCTATCGAGTTCAATAGAATTTCTCCTCACAGGCCGACCATTTCTCCATGGTTCCGCGACACCGACGGCACTCCCAAGCGAGCCTTTGGCGTTGTCGTTTCGGACAGAGCCATGGGTGATGGAAGACTGGTATCAAACTTTTCGATTCGCCGACTCTGGAAATACTTTTCGGAATACAAAGTCGGGCAAAACGGCATTCTCATCGCATGCAATGGCCAAGGCGAAATCCTTTACCACCCGGATATGAGAACTTGGCTTGACGGAGTCCACAAGATTACGGAACTCGGACTTGGCGACATGAACATCAAGCAGGATAGCGATAATTCCATTCGTTTCGTAAAGCTGGACAATGGAAAATCCTACCTCATCAACAGGACCTTCAATCCGACATACGATCTTGGCCTTATTGCTCTGCAGCCCAAGACTGAAATCGACGCGATGGTCTCGTCGGTACAGCACGTGAGCCGCATTATCTTGTATAGTTCCATTATCGCCATTTTGCTTGTCTCTCTTTGGCAAATTTTGATTGTCTGTAAGCCGCTCAACAACTTGATTGACCACATCACCCAGATTACCGAAGGGAATCTCAATATTGGAGAATTCAAGGCGAAGAGCAGCCAGGATGAAATTGGACGCCTCGCCAAAGTATTCAACCAGATGCACGCAACAATCAAGCGGCAGATTGAAGAACTGAACGCACACAGGGAGTTGCTTGAAAAAGAAGTCAAGGAACGCACTTACGAGCTTGAACAAGCAAATAAAAAGTTAGATGTAATTTCTAGAACAGATGAACTTACGCAGTTGCCGAACCGTCGCGACATGCACAAGACTATCGAAAAGGAAGTGGAACGAGCAAACCGATTCAGAAAGGCGTTCAGCATTATCTTTATCGATATCGACCACTTCAAGGATGTGAACGACACGTACGGACACGCCACAGGCGATGCCGTGCTCAAGTCGGTCGCAAGCACCCTTCGCAGCTTGTTGCGCAAGTACGACGTGCTCGCCCGCTACGGCGGCGAAGAATTCCTGACGTTACTTCCCGAAACGGAGCTAAAGGACGCCGCCCATGTGGCAGAACGATTCCGCAAGCAAATCGAGAATCAGACCATATTCTTTGGCGGCCAAGAAATCAAGGTCACAATTACGCTTGGCGTAGCCCAGTTCGACAGCAGCCAAGGTGCAGAACGCTGCATCCAGCTTGCCGACAAGGCGCTTTACGAAGGCAAGGAACATGGCCGAAACAAGGTCATCCTCTGGGAAGACGACAAGGCTGTTGAAAGCACCGACAAGCCTATTGCATAA
- a CDS encoding sugar ABC transporter substrate-binding protein codes for MKSLTKFVSIVTAIAVSSIFAAKGPVAKPKPKQEQLTVWIMPNGASPQEKLEQRLNLFTKKTGIKTKVTVLDWGEAWNRITTALATGIDAPDVLQLGTTWVPYFASRGEIKPLNEWLTQIDSTRFVPVSWNTTHIDSDTTIYSVPWFIDIRPILANKRILKKNDINPDDVSTFDGFVKAIRKVNNSHEVLDDGTKVRAFAFPGKNDWNIPHNFAPWIWSNGGNFIEKDANGKWKASILTPKTIYGIAKYLSFVLDTLVSTDALQMNTAQIVQHFNAGELAFIVNTSEVIMQTRIEGEKGGLLNTRIGKDSVMALPIPTGTEGSVSFIGGSNLAIPTGNKKQESLDLLLYLTNDENLDAYTKQIGMLPASKKVLANWSKDDDYKTLVPMLGTGRAYTAIPEWGDIEQILGSMFSAIWDHLEIPALYSEEKIYEILANYSNDINKHLNHPISGDLTFAEFRETWHKALGIKDGNQNKGIEEKTKPTEENDSGFSRTPWIFAIAVLFGFIFAFTRRKKH; via the coding sequence ATGAAATCATTAACAAAATTCGTAAGCATTGTCACAGCAATCGCAGTATCATCTATTTTCGCAGCAAAGGGCCCTGTCGCAAAACCGAAACCGAAGCAAGAACAGCTGACCGTCTGGATTATGCCAAACGGAGCTTCGCCTCAAGAAAAGCTCGAACAGAGATTAAACCTCTTTACCAAGAAAACAGGAATCAAGACAAAAGTCACCGTTCTGGACTGGGGTGAAGCCTGGAACCGCATCACGACGGCACTTGCCACCGGCATAGACGCACCAGACGTATTACAGCTCGGCACAACATGGGTCCCGTACTTTGCTTCCCGCGGCGAAATCAAGCCTTTGAACGAATGGCTCACACAAATTGATTCCACGAGGTTCGTTCCCGTCAGCTGGAACACGACTCATATTGACTCCGACACGACCATCTATTCCGTTCCGTGGTTCATCGATATCCGCCCAATTTTGGCCAACAAACGCATTCTCAAGAAGAACGACATCAATCCTGACGATGTCTCTACATTTGATGGATTCGTTAAAGCCATCCGCAAGGTGAACAACAGCCACGAAGTGCTCGACGACGGCACCAAGGTCCGCGCATTTGCATTCCCGGGAAAGAACGACTGGAATATCCCGCACAACTTCGCCCCGTGGATCTGGAGCAATGGCGGCAATTTCATCGAAAAAGACGCTAATGGCAAATGGAAAGCGAGTATCCTCACCCCAAAGACCATTTACGGTATCGCAAAGTACTTGAGCTTTGTGCTTGATACGCTTGTAAGTACAGATGCTTTGCAGATGAATACGGCCCAGATTGTGCAACACTTTAACGCGGGTGAACTCGCCTTTATCGTAAACACATCCGAAGTCATCATGCAGACGCGAATCGAAGGCGAAAAAGGCGGCCTTTTGAACACGAGAATCGGTAAGGATAGCGTGATGGCACTCCCCATCCCGACAGGCACGGAAGGCTCTGTCAGCTTTATCGGCGGAAGTAACCTCGCCATCCCGACAGGCAACAAAAAGCAAGAATCTTTGGATCTTTTACTTTATCTCACCAACGATGAAAACTTGGATGCATATACAAAGCAAATAGGCATGCTCCCCGCATCGAAGAAGGTTCTTGCCAACTGGTCCAAGGACGACGACTACAAGACGCTCGTTCCTATGCTCGGCACAGGGCGTGCCTACACAGCCATTCCAGAATGGGGCGATATAGAACAGATTCTCGGATCCATGTTCAGCGCCATTTGGGACCATCTCGAAATCCCGGCGCTTTACTCCGAAGAAAAGATTTATGAAATCCTCGCGAATTATTCAAACGACATAAACAAGCACCTGAACCACCCGATTTCCGGAGACCTCACATTCGCAGAATTCCGCGAAACCTGGCACAAGGCCCTGGGCATCAAGGACGGAAACCAGAACAAGGGTATCGAAGAAAAAACAAAGCCGACCGAAGAAAACGATTCCGGTTTCAGCCGTACCCCGTGGATTTTCGCCATCGCCGTGCTCTTCGGGTTCATTTTTGCGTTCACCCGTAGGAAAAAACACTAA
- a CDS encoding NUDIX domain-containing protein has translation MLAVCGIVRRKGRILMCKRGSGTLFPGVWELPTETLEDGEMAEDALEKVFFERLTDIPQTMRPLGAVDFDYGEGCRILAYDVELSKNFVHIYGYEDFRWVKPKDLRRLRVLTPHVTLLTRVNHGL, from the coding sequence ATGCTGGCTGTTTGCGGAATTGTTCGCCGAAAAGGGCGTATCTTGATGTGCAAAAGAGGTTCCGGGACGCTATTCCCGGGGGTTTGGGAGCTCCCGACAGAAACCTTGGAAGACGGCGAAATGGCGGAAGATGCCTTGGAAAAGGTCTTTTTCGAACGTTTAACGGATATTCCGCAGACGATGAGGCCTTTAGGAGCGGTGGATTTCGACTATGGTGAAGGGTGCCGGATTTTAGCGTACGATGTCGAGCTTAGCAAGAATTTTGTCCATATATATGGATATGAGGACTTTCGCTGGGTGAAACCGAAGGATTTAAGGCGACTCCGGGTGCTGACGCCCCATGTGACGCTGCTCACTAGAGTGAATCATGGATTGTAA
- a CDS encoding DUF3332 family protein, which yields MKKGILAILCAGMIVLSGCYGSYGAFHWFHKLVGTIGNKWAKSLVHFIATPVYGICFGLDWLLFNAFEFWTGSNPFAAGDSYYEKDAEGNSVAAVKNEDGSLSVQFTTAKGEVSNLTLQRDENVVRALDANGDLVAQYEIEK from the coding sequence ATGAAAAAAGGTATCCTCGCTATTCTCTGCGCAGGTATGATTGTTCTCTCTGGCTGCTATGGTAGCTATGGCGCCTTCCACTGGTTCCACAAACTCGTCGGAACCATTGGTAACAAGTGGGCTAAGTCCTTGGTTCACTTCATTGCTACTCCGGTTTATGGCATTTGCTTTGGCCTTGACTGGCTTTTGTTTAACGCATTCGAATTCTGGACGGGTTCCAATCCGTTTGCGGCTGGCGATTCCTACTATGAAAAGGACGCTGAAGGCAACTCCGTTGCTGCTGTGAAGAACGAAGACGGTTCTCTCTCTGTGCAGTTCACCACTGCAAAGGGCGAAGTCTCCAACCTCACGCTCCAGCGCGATGAAAACGTCGTCCGTGCTCTTGATGCCAATGGCGACCTCGTTGCCCAGTACGAAATCGAAAAGTAA
- a CDS encoding tetratricopeptide repeat protein, whose amino-acid sequence MQCRFVHHRLCNALGALFAIFIAAVLCACQGNDLARGDEALRIGDYDRAVANFSKVLDAEPANRDARYGLAIAYYAIAEDRERLKESTLEFWERAVREFKILSVVDSSEKSKPMYSTSLFYLARAMLAENAQAKVIPLLDQSIQLDPENYFSYNLKALILAGLGDVDGAKTIYAYIVTKEPKFASAYVNLGNLYWNAHDYESAWDIWSMGREALPQDAVLAKWTRIAEDSLKAMVYSGKL is encoded by the coding sequence ATGCAATGTCGGTTTGTCCATCATCGTCTGTGTAACGCTCTCGGGGCTTTGTTCGCGATATTCATCGCGGCGGTCCTTTGCGCATGCCAAGGGAACGATTTGGCTCGTGGCGATGAGGCGCTCCGCATTGGCGATTATGACCGCGCTGTCGCGAACTTCTCGAAAGTGCTCGATGCTGAACCTGCAAATCGCGATGCCCGCTACGGGCTTGCGATTGCGTATTACGCCATTGCCGAAGACAGGGAACGTTTGAAGGAGAGTACGCTTGAGTTCTGGGAACGCGCGGTTCGCGAATTCAAGATTTTATCCGTAGTCGATTCTAGCGAAAAGTCGAAGCCCATGTATTCGACATCGCTCTTTTACCTTGCGCGCGCGATGCTTGCCGAAAATGCGCAGGCGAAGGTCATACCGCTTTTGGACCAGTCCATCCAGCTGGACCCGGAAAATTACTTTAGCTACAACCTGAAAGCCTTGATCTTAGCGGGGCTTGGCGATGTCGATGGCGCGAAGACCATTTATGCGTACATCGTAACCAAAGAGCCGAAATTTGCTTCGGCGTATGTGAATCTCGGAAACCTTTACTGGAATGCTCATGATTACGAATCCGCATGGGATATCTGGTCGATGGGGCGTGAGGCGTTGCCACAGGATGCGGTACTTGCCAAGTGGACGCGCATAGCCGAAGACTCGCTCAAGGCTATGGTCTATTCAGGTAAACTGTGA
- a CDS encoding serine/threonine protein kinase: protein MRKFEKTLLDSVKGGSLLHQGGEASIYLLNVGGKPFVLKWYNDGFSFDEGVVECACKVREPGLYRIEEWGNRDGTPYLIYDYIDGESSETLGRMPVAVALVALRQVSSTLAALRKQGVSHGDLSPANVIFAVDESAHAAGERTENTGLGLRTVLIDCGIVGPGALAYAAPERFQGKPADEKSDLFSLGLLLYRWIAGRDLITADGYERFAEQMASVQDLNISEKLYATGAFDSPEGAQQLSALEPLWSGLLCADISDRVEDFDELDEILEIALDKVSHGEIALSACVTRYAKSINCPDGKKNAVQKVPDTLEKGLPFVVCKKNNWLKWAVLGVSGLILLLIVLLLTSGTMSFGIDATGDRLLKRSRNIEPSVESEKAPDLKVDSLLMELPVPSAE, encoded by the coding sequence ATGAGAAAATTCGAAAAGACGCTCTTGGACTCCGTGAAAGGAGGCTCCTTGCTGCACCAGGGCGGCGAAGCCTCGATTTACCTGTTGAATGTGGGCGGCAAGCCTTTTGTACTCAAGTGGTATAACGACGGATTCTCGTTTGACGAAGGCGTTGTGGAATGTGCCTGCAAGGTGCGTGAGCCGGGGCTCTATCGCATTGAAGAATGGGGTAATCGTGATGGAACGCCCTACCTGATTTATGATTATATAGATGGCGAATCTTCGGAAACGCTTGGACGGATGCCGGTGGCGGTCGCGCTTGTGGCGCTGAGGCAAGTCTCTTCGACGCTTGCGGCGTTGCGCAAACAGGGTGTGTCGCATGGCGACTTGAGCCCTGCGAATGTAATATTTGCGGTAGATGAAAGTGCGCATGCTGCCGGTGAGCGTACGGAAAACACTGGACTTGGACTGCGTACGGTCTTGATTGACTGCGGCATTGTCGGGCCGGGCGCGCTTGCGTATGCGGCTCCGGAGCGCTTTCAGGGCAAGCCTGCCGACGAAAAGAGCGACCTCTTTAGCCTTGGGCTTTTGCTGTATCGCTGGATTGCGGGTAGGGACTTGATTACTGCGGATGGCTATGAGCGGTTTGCAGAGCAGATGGCAAGTGTGCAGGACCTGAACATCTCGGAAAAGCTTTATGCCACAGGCGCCTTTGATTCGCCCGAAGGCGCGCAACAGCTTTCGGCGCTGGAGCCGCTTTGGTCGGGGCTTCTCTGTGCGGACATCTCGGACCGCGTCGAAGACTTTGACGAGCTTGATGAAATCCTGGAAATTGCACTTGATAAAGTGTCGCATGGGGAGATTGCGCTTTCGGCTTGCGTTACCCGATATGCCAAGTCCATTAATTGCCCGGATGGCAAAAAGAATGCGGTACAAAAGGTTCCGGACACCCTCGAAAAGGGGCTTCCGTTTGTCGTTTGCAAGAAAAATAACTGGCTAAAATGGGCCGTTTTAGGCGTTTCTGGACTTATATTACTCTTGATAGTGCTGTTGCTTACGAGTGGAACAATGAGTTTCGGTATCGATGCGACAGGGGACCGGCTGTTAAAGCGGTCGAGGAACATTGAGCCGTCTGTAGAAAGCGAGAAAGCCCCGGATTTGAAGGTGGATAGCTTGCTCATGGAGCTCCCGGTGCCCTCTGCCGAATAG